Proteins found in one Oryza glaberrima chromosome 4, OglaRS2, whole genome shotgun sequence genomic segment:
- the LOC127771883 gene encoding uncharacterized protein LOC127771883 — protein MVVHVVYRRRESSWRGGETSARLHQGAAAMSNPAGGKHLVRLAGSSSLRGGAALSPAVSISSGSRPATRAGARALRAASPPPACSIASVGCWETRALRLDGDEDWEVVVAQGDDAVGADSGAFDAVQEAADEHAEAFGAPPTDQEVRAAVASIQEVFENHPGLDSDAPAQALALSPISGLPPSGMFVNYFAEGSTPSDIKIEDSTPSDVKIDQLASLEHSTPDTASEECIEPAMLVLNSTALLTREHRNVLDAFHLLQVDSSVQKMVMALSTDKSVWDAVMKNEVVQEFRKSFQDAKEADPNGSSSASPGVMKWVMETTQAKIKEFLESILKLVNMLFQAQSEDYDLYDDTVRMSFMLAVFVFIVVTVARIK, from the exons ATGGTTGTCCACGTGGTGTACAGGAGGAGGGAGAGCTCTTGGAGAGGGGGCGAGACGTCCGCGAGGCTCCaccagggcgccgccgccatgagcaACCCGGCCGGCGGCAAGCACctcgtccgcctcgccggctcctcctcgctccgcggtggcgccgccctGTCTCCCGCCGTCTCCATCTCCAGCGGGAGCCGCCCTGCCACGCGAGCCGGGGCCCGCGCCctgcgcgccgcctcgcctcccccgGCCTGCTCCATCGCCTCCGTCGGGTGCTGGGAGACCCGCGCGCTCCGCCTTGATGGCGATGAGGACTGGGAGGTGGTCGTCGCCCAGGGCGATGACGCCGTCGGGGCGGATTCTGGGGCGTTCGACGCTGTCCAGGAGGCGGCGGATGAGCACGCGGAGGCGTTCGGGGCCCCGCCCACCGACCAGGAAGTCCGCGCCGCCGTTGCTAGCATCCAAGA GGTATTTGAAAACCATCCTGGATTGGATTCTGATGCACCTGCCCAAGCACTTGCATTGTCCCCCATCTCAGGACTTCCTCCATCTGGAATGtttgttaattattttgctgAAGGTTCTACACCATCTGATATTAAGATTGAGGATTCTACTCCATCTGATGTTAAGATTGACCAATTAGCCAGCTTAGAACACTCTACACCAGACACTGCATCAGAGGAATGTATTGAACCTGCTATGCTTGTCCTTAACTCAACTGCTCTTTTGACAAGGGAACATCGGAATGTGCTGGATGCATTCCACCTATTGCAAGTAGATTCTTCTGTCCAG AAAATGGTTATGGCCTTGTCAACTGATAAGTCTGTATGGGATGCCGTGATGAAAAATGAGGTGGTGCAAGAATTCAGGAAGTCCTTTCAGGATG CTAAGGAGGCTGATCCCAATGGAAGTTCTTCTGCTTCTCCTGGAGTGATGAAGTGGGTCATGGAAACCACCCAAGCAAAGATCAAGGAATTCCTTGAGAGCATACTTAAGCTTGTGAACATGCTCTTTCAAGCTCAGAGTGAGGACTATGATTTGTATGACGATACAGTGAGAATGTCCTTCATGCTCGCAGTGTTCGTCTTCATTGTGGTGACTGTGGCTCGCATTAAGTGA